Within the Microbacterium terricola genome, the region CCATGCCGGTCAAGATACCCCGCCCGAGCGGGCCCTGCCCCTCCCGCACTGAGGTATAGTCCATGTGGACTAATCGGGATGGAGCAACAGATGAAGGATGGAGCCACGGCGCTGACGCCGCTCGCGGTCGTCGTCCTCGGACTGCTGCGCGAGCGCGACATGCACCCGTACGAGATGATGCGGCTGATCCGCCAGCGCCGTGACGACCGCCTCGTCAACCCCACCAACGGCACGATGTACCACACGGTCGGCCGGCTCGAGCGGGCCGGCCTCATCGCCGAGGTCGGCGTCGACCGCGACGGCAATCGCCCTGAGCGCACGACCTACGCGATCACGCCGGCCGGCGCGGCAGCGGCCGAGGTCTGGGTGCGCCGTGAGCTGCCGTGCATCGACCGCATCCTGGAGTTCCGCGTGGCGCTCGCCGAGGCGCACGAGCTGCCCCGCGAAGAGGCGATCGACCTCCTCACGCAGCGTCGCCACGCGCTTGCCCGCTACCGCGCCGAGCTGCGCACCGGCCTCGAGGGAGCCGCCGCGCGCGGCGTTCCCTTCCAGTTCCTCATCGAGCTCGAACGCGAGGACGCCATCCTCGTCGCGGACCTCGCGTGGATGGACGGCGTCCTGCGCCGCCTTCCCGACCCCGACCTGCCGTGGGGCGTGCACGAGCTGCCCGCCGACACCATGGCCCGACTCACTGCCTATCGAGAGAGCGTGACCTCATGACCGACCTGCCCCCGACCGGCCCGACGCGGACGGATGCTGCGGCCCCCGCATCCGCTCCGTCGCCGGCCTCTGCAT harbors:
- a CDS encoding PadR family transcriptional regulator gives rise to the protein MKDGATALTPLAVVVLGLLRERDMHPYEMMRLIRQRRDDRLVNPTNGTMYHTVGRLERAGLIAEVGVDRDGNRPERTTYAITPAGAAAAEVWVRRELPCIDRILEFRVALAEAHELPREEAIDLLTQRRHALARYRAELRTGLEGAAARGVPFQFLIELEREDAILVADLAWMDGVLRRLPDPDLPWGVHELPADTMARLTAYRESVTS